The nucleotide window CATCCCCGCATCCGTTGAGAGAAGTGGCAAGACGACGTAACCCTCTGGAGCTATCTCTACGAATTTTGTTCCGTTCATAGCGTATATCTTTATCTTATCTCCAGGTTGGAGGAACCCACCAACGACGTTGTCGCGCGTGAGGAGAAGGGCAATTTGAACATATTCAACTTTCTCAACTTCATAGGAGAGAAGCTCCGCGAGGTCGTTTATCTTGCTTATCTCCACCTTCGCCTCCTGCTTAGTGTATATCCGCATTTCTTGGCCCTTCTTGAGGATTACCTTCTGGGTGGGAATTGTATCAATGCGATAGTAGTAGTACTGCTTCCACAGATTCAGGAGGTAGGGCGTCGGGTCTATCGAGAGCACGGCTTCCTTGCTTTGGGCTTCATCGATCTTCTGGATGATTTCATCCATGGTCTTTACCACTTCACTCTTGAGTTCATCGGGAAGCGGCATGGCAAGAAGGGGTTCAAATGCCATCGTCACGTTGGCTTTCACCTGCTCCTTGAGCAGTTCAAGCTCCCTTTGAGCCCTCAGGGCCTCCTCTCTGCGCCTTTCTTCTTCTATTTCTCTAAGCCTTTGCTCGTATGTAGCCTTTACATCTATCTGATTGAGCTCCTCAATACTTTTGGCAGCCATAATCTTATTTATTATGTTGGTACTTGACAGTATCATTAGCGAGCTCCCCCGTAAAGTATTTATTTACCTCAGCTATTTTGGCTTGTTTAGCTAATTCCAGTTCTCTCGCGGCCTTGTTTTGAAGGTAGACATAAACGGCAAGCACAGCAACTATGATTATTATGCTTATAATCGTCGCCCCTATAATTATCCTCTTCCGCCTCTCCCTTTCTCGCAGGGTACCTATCCTAGAAATCCTCCTCCTAGGAGGTTTCGGTGCCGCAGGAACGGGAGGCTGCTCCTCCGTCTCTCCAATAGTTCTTCCAAGCTCTCTTAAACGTCTAATCTTGGACTCTATATCCTCAGCCACGTTCGACACCACCGTCATAATTATCTAACTTAAACGCGAGATCAGTAATTGGAAGTCCTGCCATAATCTTGGACTCACCATATTTATTTAACTTTCGCCTTTCGCTAACACGGTTCGGAGGGATTAGCATTGGAGAGATTAACAGCCCGCGTCGTGGAAATTCGTGGCAGATGTCCGGTATTTAAGGTTGGGGACAGAATAGTTATAGAGGGACCAGAGGTAAAACTTGACGAAACGGATGCCCTCTGCACCCATGCCTTTGCATCCCTACTACCATATATAGTCGCCCTTCGAAAGGGTATTAAGCCGAGGGAACTTGGCCTAGGAAAGGGAGACAAGGCCTACATCCAGTGTCTTGATCCGGGACCACCCTATACGGATGGGGGAACAGTAATCTTCGAGATAGCGGTGGTGGAGAATGAAGCAGAAAAAAGCGTGGGCGATAGTGAAGGAAGTTATTGAAGAAGCCGACATAGTCGTCGAGGTAGTGGACGCCAGAGACCCAATAGGAACGAGGAATAGGAAGCTTGAAAGGATGGTCCTGGAGAGTGGGAAGAGGCTTCTCATAGTTATGAATAAAGCTGACCTCGTGCCCAAGGAATGGGCCGAAGAGTACAAGCGGAGGAGCGAGTTGCCCGTGGTATTCATCTCGGCGAGAGAGAGGAAGGGAACGGGGATATTGCGGAGAGAGCTCAAGAAGCTCGCGAGGGAGATTGGGAAAGAGAAAGTTAAGGTCGCCCTTATAGGCTATCCCAACGTGGGCAAGAGCACCATAATCAACGTCCTCAAGGGAAAGCACGCCGTGGGGACGGCCCCCATTCCTGGGTACACGAAGGGAAAGCAATTGATAAGGCTAACAAGAAGGCTGTGGCTCCTGGACACTCCAGGCGTCGTCCCCATAGATGACTTCGACGAGTTAGTGATTAAAGGTGGCTTTCCCGCCGATAAAATAGAGGAACCGGTAAAGCCGGCCTTGAAGCTAATCTCCCGCATACTCGAGACAAGGAAGGAAGCGATAACCGAGAAGTTCGGCATCAAAGAGTTCGAGAGCGAGGAGGAAATTCTCAGAAAGATAGGGGAGAGAAGAGGTCTCATCAAGGCCGGTGGCGAGGTTGACTTAGAGGAAACCGCTCGCTGGTTCCTCCGTGAGTGGCAGACCGGCCGCTTCACACTCTTTAGCACGGATGAGAGAAAAGAAGAGGAATACGTCGAAGACTTCGACGACATCCTAAATCGAATTGCGGAACTGGAGCTCACGGAACCAAGGGTAATCCTCTGGAAGTTCGGAAGGGAGCTTGAGGAGAAACTGGGACCCAAGAAAAGGTTTGGAGCTGTGAATGTCGGCAACTTCATGGTGGCCATAGCCACAGGCTTTAAGAAGTGCCCCAATGCCCTCAAATTCGTCGAGAGGATTACCGGGAAGTACGTTATTGCGGCTGAATGCTTCGGGAAGAAGTGGAAGGGGATAGTGGCAGTTCTGGAGTGATGGATATGAGGCTCCTCCTGACGACGGCTCAGGGAATAGAAGACGTTGCGAGTAGAGAAGTCGAACGGATCCTTGCGGAGGTGGGAATTGAGGGAAAGATTAGGAAGAGACCCCTTGGAGTCGAGGGAAGGTTAGAGCTTGAGGTTGGCGAGGCTTACTACACCGATGAGAAAGGCAGGAAAAGGCCTCTGAGCGTTGCAACTCTCCTGAACGAGCGGTCTAGAACCCTCCACAGGGTAATGCTTGAGGTTGGGATGGGGGAAGTTGGAGGGCTGGAAGATATAGAGACCCTCGTTCAAAAGCTACCTGTTGAGAAGTACGTGAAGGCAACGGAGAGCTTCGCCGTGAGGGCGGAGAGGCTTGGGGAGCATGACTTCACGAGCATTGACGTGGCAAGGGTTGTAGGGAAGGTAATAGTCGAGAAGACCAAGGCCCTCGTGAACCTCGACCATCCCGCGGTCATATTTAGGGCCGAACTTGTCGGCCGATCCTTCTTCCTTGGCGTCGACACAACGGGCGACCACTCGCTCCACAGGAGGCCCTGGAGAGTCTATGACCACCCGGCCCACCTCAAGGCAAGCATAGCCAATGCACTGATTGAGCTTGCCGAGCCTGACGGCGGACCCTTCATAGACCCCTTTTGCGGTAGCGGAACCATTCCAATCGAGCTCGCCTTGAGGGGATATACCGGTGAAATAATCTGCCTTGAGAAGTTCAAAAAGCACCTTCTTGGAGCAAAGATGAACGCAATCTCGGCTGGGATTATTGACCGGATAAACTTTATCCTCGGCGATGCAACGAAGCTGAGCGAATACGTTAAGAGCGTTGACTTTGCCGTTAGCAATCTTCCCTACGGGCTAAAAATCGGGCGGAGGAGCGCGATTCCAAAGCTTTACATGGACTTTTTTGCGGAGCTCGCCAAAGTCCTCGAGAAGAGAGGCGTTTTCATAACCACCGAAAAGGGGGCGATAGAGAAAGCAATAGGGGAGAACGGGTTTAGAATTATTCACCACCGCCTCATCGGCCACGGTGGGCTGATGGTTCACACCTATGTGATCGAGTAAAACTTTTAAGCAAATTTTTCCTACTTTGTTTGGTGGTTATATGAAGGAAAAGGCAATCATTTTTGGCCTCACCGTTCTAGTGGTGCTTCTCGCCGGGGGTATATACTACACTTTCAACCACTACAGCTTCAACTACGAGTGGAAGACCAACCTTGAGGACTACAGAACATACAGGCTCATCGGGAACTCGACGCTGAACGGCTACGTGAAGGCTAATGGCGAGATAAGCGTCTATATACTCACGAAGGAGGACTTTAAGAGGCTCAAGGAGGGCGAGTCCTTCAGCTATTACAGGGCCTGGGAGCACGTGAAAGATGTAGAGTTCAAGAACGTCAGAATTCCAGATGGAGATTACCTCCTCGTCATCAAGAACGACAAGAAGGGAATGCAGTGGATTTCGGTGAAGCTGGTCAATAAGAAGTAAAAAATTAGCAGAGGATTGAGCCCTCAGCCAGAACGTCGAACTCGACCTTTCCAATGCCCTCTATCCAAGCTTCAACCCTGTCTCCATGCCTTAAAGGGCCAACACCTGCAGGAGTCCCTGTGGCTATTATGTCTCCCGGTTCGAGCGTCATAATGCTTGAGATGTATTCTATGAGCTCCGGAATTTTGAAGACCATTTGACTCGTTCTCCCAAGCTGCCTGACCTCTCCGTTAACCTTTAGGCCAATCTCAAGGTCGCTGGGGTCAAGCTCCCGCCTGTCCACGACACGAGGACCGATTGGGGCGAAGGTGTCGAAGCCCTTGGCGATGGTCCAGGGAAGACCCTTCCTCTTAGCCTCAGCCTGAAGGTCTCTCGCTGTGATGTCGAGCATTATAGTGTAACCGAGGACGAATTCCATTGCCCTCTTGGCTGGAACGTTCTTAGCGCGCTTGCCGATTATCACAGCGAGCTCGACCTCATGGTCAACGCGTTTACTGATCCGAGGAAGGATTATCGTGGAGTTTGGCCCTATTAGCGCCGAGGGAGGTTTTAGGAAAAAGACTGGCTTTTCTGGAATGTCGCTTCCCATTTCCCTCGCGTGCTCGGCGTAGTTCTTTGCCAGTGCTATTATCTTCGTCGGCCGAACCTCATAGTAACCGTCGCGGAAGGGAAGTCGTATCATCGTGAAAACCTCACAACTCGTAGTACTCAGGTCTTCTGTCCTTGAATATGTCGTTAAGCTCGTTTAGCCTCTTGTTCCTCGCAAGACTCAGGTCTATCTCCGCGACACCGACCTCCTCCTTATCCTCGCTACCTTGAACCAAAACCTCTGCCCTCGGGGAAGCTATGGTGCTGAGGCCTATAAACCTTAGACCGCGCTCCTCACCTATGCGGTCGGCGGTAATCGTGTAGACGCGGTTCTCGAGGGCCCTAATAGGCATGGCCCTAGGTGCATAGGGCATGACTAAGTTGGCGGGATGGGCTATTATATCGGCCCCCTTCAGTGCGAGCGTTCTTGCAGACTCTGGGAAGAACCAGTCGAAACATATCATCACACCCAGCTTGACGGAGCCGAGGTCGAAGACGCGAAAGCCAAGATTTCCAGGCTCAAAGAAAAGCCTTTCCCTGTAGAAGAGATGCACTTTGCGATACTTTCCGATATAACCTTCTGGGCCGACCACGACGGCCGAATTATATAATCTGTCCCTATCCTTCTCGGCTGTTCCGGCCACTATGAATATGTCCAGCTCCTCGGCAAGCTCCATAAGGAAGTCCGTTGTCTTCCCATTGGGAATTGGCTGTGCTATGGCATAAACTTCATCCCCACTCTCAAAGTTGTAGCCTGTGTCGAAAAGTTCTGGAAGGACAACGAGTTTAGCCCCCTCTTTCGCCGCTTCCCTCACCAATCTCTCCGCCTTCGAGTAATTCTTTTCAGGTTCGAGGAGCACCGGTTCCATCTGGACGAAGGCGACCTTCATATCATCACCGGACGTTCGTGGTGAGGTTCCTCTTAATAAAGTTTTTGAAGTCCAAGAGTAGGTAGTGGGGGCACGATAACATTGCAAGATTGAAAATTGTCTCTGGCCTTTGCCCAACGTTCCATTAAGGCCAACTTGTTCTTTTTTTATTCTAAGGAAGGGGAGCCTCTCTAAAAAGGCCTACGTCTGATGGAAGGAATCGGGGGTGGGAAAAGCTTAAAAAGACCCCTCTTAAGCCTACTCTGGAGCCCAGGAGGTGACGCTCATGAAGAGGAGACCAAGGAAGTGGAAGAAGAAAGGTAGGATGAGGTGGAAGTGGATAAAGAAAAGGATAAGGCGCCTCAAGAGGCAGAGGAAGAAGGAGAGGGGCCTTATCTGAGCCCCTCCTTCGGTGATTTTATGGATTTTTCCGACCTCGTCCTTGAGTTTGAAACCTCTCGCGGAAGGCTTCTTCTTCTTGCCGATCCCCACCTTGGATTTGAAATCACTAGAGGCATCAACATCAGGACGAAGTTTGAGGTTAAGCTGGCAGAGTTTATATCCGAGAGATCACCCGATATCGTTGTAATCCTTGGGGACGTCAAGGACGAGCTCGGCCTTGGCCCCTTCACTCGACGAGTTCTCGAAGAGTTCTTTGCCCTCCTAGGGGATTTTGATGTTATCATAACAAAGGGCAACCACGACGGACGGATTGAAAATGTGGCTGAAAAATTCGAGAATATTGAGGTTGTTAATTACGTTTTGATCGACGGAGCTCTCTTCATTCACGGTCATCAAACCCTCCCGGAAGTGGAGTTTGAGATGGCATATCTCGGTCATATCCATCCGGCGGTCCTAATAGGCTGGAGAGGTGTTAAAAAGAAAGTTAAGTGCTTTTTTAAAATTGGAAATTTCTTGATAATTCCAACGGTGAACCCCTTCTTTGAGGGAATGGACGTTCGAGAGGGAATAAAGAGAGTGCCCTTCTTGAGGGAGGCCGTAGAGGGGGAGGCATTTCTGCCACCGGGAATTTATCTCGGCAAACTATCTATATAGACTATATTGGATTAATAGCTCACAATATTCTATTTCGGCAATGTATTTATAGCAAACCCTACCACCGGCGACTTGGTGAGAAAATGTTATGGGACCCATGGCTCCTGATAACTATAGCCATTGGTCTCTTCATGGCCTGGGCCATAGGTGCCAATGATGCGGCCAACTCCATGAGTACAGCCGTAGGAGCGGGGGCTATTACGCCAAGACAGGCGGTTATCATCGCAGGCGTTCTTGAGTTCACGGGAGCATACTTCTTCGGAAAGACCGTCACCGAAACTATCAGAAAGGGTATAATAGATCCCTCGAAAATAAACGACCCCAACGTCCTGATATATGGGTCCGTGGCCGCCCTCCTTGGTGCCACGCTCTGGCTTTTGATAGCCACCCACTACGGCCTCCCGGTCTCGACAACGCATTCAATAATCGGAGGGATAGTTGGGTACGGAATCGTCTACGCAGGTCTATCCGTGGTTAACTGGAGTAAGATGGTGCAGGTAATCCTCAGCTGGATACTCTCTCCGATAGCCGGTGCCATCATGGCCTTCATAGTTTTCAAGGCCGTTACAAAGACCGTCCTCCAGAGCAAGGATCCGATAAAAAGCGCCAAGCAGTGGTCTCCATTCTGGATAGGGCTGGCCTTCGTCGTCATAGGGACGATGTTCTACATCAAGGTTCTCCATGGAAAGTCCCTCCCGGCGGGCATCCTAAAGTACGGCATACCTGCTGGCATCCTCGCGTTTCTCGTGAGCTTTGCCCTTCTCCAGATCAGGTTCCCCAAGGTTAATCCCTACCTCGGGGCCGAGGCGATATTCCGCAGGGTCCAGGTTATAACGTCCGGGTACGTGGCCCTTGCCCATGGAGCCAACGACGTCGCCAACGCCGTGGGTCCCGTTGCTGCGGTCTATACGATAGCGACGATGGGTCTGGCAGGAGCAAAAGTGCCCGTTCCCAAATGGATACTTGCCCTCGGCGGCCTAGGCATAGCCCTCGGCGTGCTAACCTACGGATATAAGGTTATGGAGACCGTTGGTAAGAAGATAACAGAACTCACGAACACCAGGGGATTCAGCATAGACTTCTCAGCGGCGACTGTAGTCCTCGTCGCAAGCTGGCTTGGCATGCCAATATCAACTACTCACACCGTAGTTGGAGCCGTCATAGGCGTCGGGCTAGCTAGGGGCATAAAGGCCATAAACAAGGACATCGTGAGGGATATAATAATCTCTTGGTTCGTCACGGTGCCCGTCGCCGCCATAATATCCGCCGTAATATTCAAAGCCCTCATGCTCGTGGGGTGATGACATGCAGGTGTGGACGAAGCTCTTCGCCAAGAGTCCCTTCAAGCCCCTCATAAAGCACGCTGAGGTCGTTGTGCAGGCCGTGGAGACCCTTGAGAAGGCCCTTGAGAGCTGGAGCAAGGGGGACTACGAGGCGATGAGACGCTACGCGGTTGAAGTTGACAGGCTGGAGGACATTGCCGATACCATAAAGAAGGAGCTCAGGGACAGCATCACTTCAAAGCTTCTGATGCCCGTTCAGAGGAGCGACATCCTAGAGTACCTCCACATGCAGGACAAGATAGCCGACGCCGCCGAGGATACTGCCAAGTGGCTTCTTGTGAAGACTAATCCAAACGTTCCGGAGGATATTAGGGACCTCATACTGAAGATGGGGAAAGAGAGCATAAAGGCTGCCAAGCTCGTTTTCGAGGCTATAAGGCAAATGGACATCGTAGTTGAAAGTGGCTTCTCAGAGAGGGAGATAGAGAGGGAGTACGAGCTCATCAGGGAAATCGAGGACGTGGAGAACAAAATAGACGGGCTTGATACAAAGCTCATGAGGCTAGTTTTCGAGAATGAAGATAGGCTGAGCTGGGGCGATGGCCTTTACATACTCAACATAGCCAGAACACTCAGTAACATTTCGGACAAGGCAAAGGACGCCGCGGAAAGAATAAGGATAATGATGAACAAGTGATACGCTCTTCTTTTTCTTCAAATTGCTATCATAGTCGAGGTCATCTGTATCTCGGGCATCTTCCTTATCTTCTCCGTTATGAACTGGTCGAGGTCCTTCAGTGTATCCGTCTCAACCTTCACTATGAGGTCATACTCACCGTAAACGACGTAGGCCTCCTTAACCTCGGGCATCGCGAGAAGCTTCTCCATGATTTCTCTTTCCTTACCGGCGGCCGTAACCATCAGTATAAATGCCGTCACCATCGGCTATCACCAAAATGAATTTACCCTCAGCTAGTATTTAAAGGTTATCTCCTCCTCCTTTGCCGAAACCGACACGCTAATAAGCTACCATCCAGATGGAAACGCGGTGGTCAAAATGGTCATCATGGTTTACAACACGCTCACCAAGAGGAAGGAAGAGTTCAAACCCCTAAGAAAAGGCGAGGTCAGGATGTACGTCTGCGGCCCGACTGTTTACGACTATCCTCATCTTGGCCACGCGAGAACTTACATAGCCTTCGACGTTATAAGGCGCTATTTAGAGCACAGGGGTTACACGGTTCTCATGGTCATGAACTTCACCGACATAGACGACAAGATAATCAAGAGAGCTCAGGAGACGGGCGAAGATCCGAAGGAGCTTGCCGAGAAGTTCATCAGGGTCTTCCTCGAAGACATGGCCGCCCTCAAGGTTAAGCCAGCCGACGTCTACCCCAGGGTAACGGAGCACGTCAACGATATCATAGCCTTCATAGAGAGACTCGAGGAGAAGGGCTACGCCTACGAGGGGAGCGACGGTGTTTACTTTGAGGTTTCTAAGTTTAAAGAATACGGAAAGCTCAGCGGAATAAAGGTTGAAGAGCTCAAGAAAGGTGCGAGGGTTGAGCCCGGCGAGGGTAAGAAGAACCCTGAAGACTTCGCCCTCTGGAAGAAGGCTAAGCCGGGAGAGCCAAAATGGGAAAGCCCCTGGGGCGAGGGAAGGCCGGGCTGGCACATCGAGTGCTCAGCTATGAGTAGTAAATACCTTGGCGAGAGCTTCGACATTCACGGCGGCGGCAATGATTTAATCTTCCCGCACCACGAGAACGAGATAGCCCAAAGCGAGGCCTGCTTCGGGCACGAGTGGGTCCGCTACTGGCTACACACGGGCTTCGTGATGGTCAAGGGCGAGAAGATGAGTAAGAGCCTCGGAAACTTCGTGACGGTGAGAGAGCTTCTCCAGCGGTATTCTCCCGAAGTCATCCGCTTCTTCGTCCTTCAGAAGCACTACCGCTCGCCGCTTGACTACACCGAGGAGGGCCTGATGCACGCGAAAAACAATCTTGAGCGTTTATACAACACGCTTGAGAATATAAGGGTTGCAATGGAGAGGGTGGAGCTGGCTTATACCTGGGGCGAGGAGGAGTTCGAGCTCTACGAGGTGATTAAGGAGGGAAGAAGAAAATTCTATGAGGCTATGGACGACGATTTCAACACCGCTGAAGCCCTTAAGGCCGTCTTTGAGGTTTCCAACGCCGTGAACAGGTACCTCACAAAGGTAGAGAGGCCAAAGGAGAGCGTCCTAAGGAAGGCCTGGGAGTTCTTCAAGGCTGTAAGCGAGGTCTTCGGTCTCTTTGAGGACTACTTCAAGGAGCAGAAGACCGGAAACGAGGAGGCCCTTATAAAGCTGCTCGTGGATGTCAGAGCCCAGCTGAGGAAGGAGAAGCGCTATGACCTTGCCGATAAGATCAGGGAAGAGCTCAGAAAGCTTGGCATTCAGCTGGAGGACACTCCCCAGGGCACGGTGTGGAAGAGGATTAGAGTTTAATCCTCCGGCCCGTGAATGTATGAAAAGTTCATCGTCAAGAGCGTGTCCACAAATCCGCTCCTGATGTTTTCAATTATCTTGGGGAGTAGCCTTCTGAGTTCTTCCCCCTCAATGGGCCTTTTATCACTCAGCCTTTTTATGCGGCCGTCCCTCCTGTCGAGCACGATGATCTCATCATTTCCCAAGTACAGAGGGAGATAGTTCATCCGAAAGCCATAGAACTTCTCGGCAAACTCCATCCTCGCTCTTAGGAGGCTGAGGTACTCCAAGAGCTCTTTTTCGTCCATGAGGACCCTCCCTTACCCTCCACCCTCCAGTATTTAAGACTTCCGCTCAGAGGACGCCCAAGTATTTGTGAACCTGGAAGCTCAGGCTGACGTTCTTCCTCCCCATTATCAGGGCAGCTTCACGGTAAAGGGCCATGAGCTTTGTCATGGGAATGTCCATTGGCTCCCTCGGCTGGATGGCAAGGGGAGCAAGGCCCTTCAGGAGCGAGGCGTACCAGCGAATGTTCTCAACCTTGGTATCCTTCGTTACTACGAGCTTCGCGTAGACCTCGGCTCCCGCCTCCTTTAATATCCTTATGCTCTCAACCTCCCTGAGAACGAGGGAGCGCCAGTTCTCCGTAGCCTTAGCGGTCTCGTCCTTTATATCAACACTCGCATAGTCCGTTAGGGGAGCGATCTCCTTGATGAGCCCCGGAAGGCCCCCGTGGGTTTCTAAAAAGTTGTCGAAGCCGAGCTCCCTCATTTTCTCCATTATAGCCTGAAGCCCCCTGACCTGGAGCGTCGGCTCGCCACCCGTGTAGCTTATCGAGTGAATGTCCTCAGTGTCGAGGCGAAGAATTGCATCTACGACCTCATCCAGCCTGGCCGGATTTGGTCTGTACTCGAAGCGGCCCGTGAAAGGCTCAACTTCATAGCGCCAGTGAAGGACGCTGGAGGCATTTATAAACTCTCTGGAATCGCAATAATTACAATCAAGGTCGCAGCCTGCGAAGCGGATGAATATCTGCCTTCTCCCAAAGGCGCTTCCCGGGACGCTACCTCCCTCACCCTGCCAGCTGTTGAAGACCTCTGCCAGAACGAGCCTCATCTTATCACCTCAGAACTCAAGCTCGACGGCGTTCTCGTCCCCTTCCCAAAGAATTACGCGCTTCAGCTTCACGTGGCTTGGGAGTCTGTCTCTTATCCGCCCCGCTATCCGGAGGGCAATATTTTCAACTGTGGGATTGTCGAGAAGGTTGTTAAGGTTCCTGTGGTCGAGCTCCCTTACAACACCCTCAACTATCTTCCTGAGCTTTAAGAAGTCTATAACATAGTCCCTCCTTAACGGCCCCTCAACGGTTACTTCGAGCGTGAAGGTGTGGCCGTGAACTTCTTCCCAAGCGTCTCCTATTTTTACCGCGTGGGCCGCCTCAAACTTAAAACGGGAGGTAACCCTAATCTTCATTCGAGGCCACCACGAAAAGTAAGATGGGGGAGGTAATAAGTCTACCTGATTTTGGCCCCAAGCTTTACCTCCCTGTCGGGCATAAGGAGGGCCACGTTCTCGCCGTCATCTGCCGCTAAAAGCATTCCCTGACTTTCAACACCGCGGAGCTTCTTGGGCTCGAGGTTTGCGACCACGACAACGTAGCGGTTGAGAAGTTCCTCGGGCTTGTAATACTTCTTCAGCCCGGCGACAAGCGTCCTAACTTCGCCCCCAAGATCCACCTTGATCACATATAACCTGTCGGCGTTCGGATGGTCCTTGACTTCGATTATCTTTCCAACGCGGAGGTCAAGCTTCGCGAAGTCCTCGAACTTGACGCGCTCCATTTCCTCACCCCCCTTTTTCTTCCCCTTCTTGGCCTTTTTCTCGAGTTCTTCACCGTAGATACTCTTAAGTATTGCCACAGCCTCCTCCCTGCGCTTCTCGCCAAAGCGCTCAAGAATTATCCTAACGACGTCATCCATCTTGTAGTATTTATCGAGGAGGAGCTTCGCGCTCTCGGGGTTTCCGCGTGCAACGTAGTTCACAATGAAATACACAATTTCATCGTCGGTGACCTTCCTGAAGAGTATCTCAGCCTTCCTGACCCTGTGACCGGCCGGAAGCTCCCTGAACTGCCAGCGCTTGAGCTCCTCGAGGTTGAGCAGGTGCCATATCTTCTCGCTCGCATCCGGCAGGAAGGGCTCGAGGAGTATTCCTAGGGCCTTGACTATCTGCAGGGAGACGTTGACAGTCGTCGCCGTCCTAATCCTGTCCTCCTTCGCGGTCTTCCACGGCTTCTGGTGGTCGAAGTAGCGGTTTCCGAAGGATGCAAGGGCCATAACCCTCTTGAGGGCGTCCTTGAATCTGTACTGGCTTATTAGCTCACCAACCTCCTTGAATGCCCTTTCAATCTCCTCGAAGGCCTGTTTATCAAGGTCGTCCAGCTCACCCCTTTCCGGGACTATTCCGTTGAAATAGCGGTTCACAAAGGTTAACGCCCTGTGGACAAAGTTTCCAAGGTTGTTAACGAGCTCTTCATTGATTTTCGCCTTAAAGTCGGCGAAGCTGAAGTCGCTATCTCTAGTCTCGGGCATTATTGCGGTGAGGTAGTAGCGGAGGTAGTCTGACGGAAACACGTCGAGGAACTCGTGAACCCAGATGGCCCAGTTCCTGCTCGTCGAGAACTTTTTGCCCTCGAGGTTGAGATATTCGTTAGCCGGAATGTCGTAGGGCAGGTTCCACTCAGCCTCGACGTCCCTATCCTTGTACTTGCCGTAGGCCATCAGGAAGGCCGGCCAGAATATGGCGTGGAATGGAATGTTGTCCTTGCCTATGAAGTGAATTACCTTAGTTTGACCGTCGATGTTGAGCCAGTATTTCT belongs to Pyrococcus yayanosii CH1 and includes:
- a CDS encoding TIGR00153 family protein is translated as MQVWTKLFAKSPFKPLIKHAEVVVQAVETLEKALESWSKGDYEAMRRYAVEVDRLEDIADTIKKELRDSITSKLLMPVQRSDILEYLHMQDKIADAAEDTAKWLLVKTNPNVPEDIRDLILKMGKESIKAAKLVFEAIRQMDIVVESGFSEREIEREYELIREIEDVENKIDGLDTKLMRLVFENEDRLSWGDGLYILNIARTLSNISDKAKDAAERIRIMMNK
- a CDS encoding Lrp/AsnC family transcriptional regulator, with the protein product MVTAFILMVTAAGKEREIMEKLLAMPEVKEAYVVYGEYDLIVKVETDTLKDLDQFITEKIRKMPEIQMTSTMIAI
- the cysS gene encoding cysteine--tRNA ligase; the encoded protein is MVIMVYNTLTKRKEEFKPLRKGEVRMYVCGPTVYDYPHLGHARTYIAFDVIRRYLEHRGYTVLMVMNFTDIDDKIIKRAQETGEDPKELAEKFIRVFLEDMAALKVKPADVYPRVTEHVNDIIAFIERLEEKGYAYEGSDGVYFEVSKFKEYGKLSGIKVEELKKGARVEPGEGKKNPEDFALWKKAKPGEPKWESPWGEGRPGWHIECSAMSSKYLGESFDIHGGGNDLIFPHHENEIAQSEACFGHEWVRYWLHTGFVMVKGEKMSKSLGNFVTVRELLQRYSPEVIRFFVLQKHYRSPLDYTEEGLMHAKNNLERLYNTLENIRVAMERVELAYTWGEEEFELYEVIKEGRRKFYEAMDDDFNTAEALKAVFEVSNAVNRYLTKVERPKESVLRKAWEFFKAVSEVFGLFEDYFKEQKTGNEEALIKLLVDVRAQLRKEKRYDLADKIREELRKLGIQLEDTPQGTVWKRIRV
- a CDS encoding 7-carboxy-7-deazaguanine synthase QueE, which encodes MRLVLAEVFNSWQGEGGSVPGSAFGRRQIFIRFAGCDLDCNYCDSREFINASSVLHWRYEVEPFTGRFEYRPNPARLDEVVDAILRLDTEDIHSISYTGGEPTLQVRGLQAIMEKMRELGFDNFLETHGGLPGLIKEIAPLTDYASVDIKDETAKATENWRSLVLREVESIRILKEAGAEVYAKLVVTKDTKVENIRWYASLLKGLAPLAIQPREPMDIPMTKLMALYREAALIMGRKNVSLSFQVHKYLGVL
- a CDS encoding 6-pyruvoyl trahydropterin synthase family protein — its product is MKIRVTSRFKFEAAHAVKIGDAWEEVHGHTFTLEVTVEGPLRRDYVIDFLKLRKIVEGVVRELDHRNLNNLLDNPTVENIALRIAGRIRDRLPSHVKLKRVILWEGDENAVELEF
- the metG gene encoding methionine--tRNA ligase, producing MVRYMVTSALPYANGPIHAGHLAGAYLPADIFVRYLRLRGEEVVFICGTDEHGTPITFRALKEGRSPREIVDEFHEHIKTTFERAKISFDFFGRTELPVHYRLSQEFFLRALKNGHLVKKVTKQAYCEHDKMFLPDRYVIGTCPYCGAENQRGDQCEICGRPLTPEILINPRCNLCGNPITFKDSAHYYIKMEDFAERLKEWVKRQEHWKPNVRNTVLGWIEEGLEERAMTRDLDWGIPVPLDEEDVKGKVLYVWFEAPIGYISITMEYFKRKGEPDGWKKYWLNIDGQTKVIHFIGKDNIPFHAIFWPAFLMAYGKYKDRDVEAEWNLPYDIPANEYLNLEGKKFSTSRNWAIWVHEFLDVFPSDYLRYYLTAIMPETRDSDFSFADFKAKINEELVNNLGNFVHRALTFVNRYFNGIVPERGELDDLDKQAFEEIERAFKEVGELISQYRFKDALKRVMALASFGNRYFDHQKPWKTAKEDRIRTATTVNVSLQIVKALGILLEPFLPDASEKIWHLLNLEELKRWQFRELPAGHRVRKAEILFRKVTDDEIVYFIVNYVARGNPESAKLLLDKYYKMDDVVRIILERFGEKRREEAVAILKSIYGEELEKKAKKGKKKGGEEMERVKFEDFAKLDLRVGKIIEVKDHPNADRLYVIKVDLGGEVRTLVAGLKKYYKPEELLNRYVVVVANLEPKKLRGVESQGMLLAADDGENVALLMPDREVKLGAKIR